In Terriglobia bacterium, the following proteins share a genomic window:
- a CDS encoding VWA domain-containing protein, giving the protein MHKRIRHLTFAVFITLLSVGLFSTICAAQTDPQPPSQSATLPAAAQQDAASPAFQSSTVLRVTTRLVVVDVVAADKKGAPITDLKAEDFTVQEDGRDQHVRVFAFHHPNEEPAAPETAQAAAPLPANYVTNVPKRAKGGALNILLLDILNTRSTNQTLLREQMLKFLEKMPAGQPIAVYALSSKLILLQDFTTDPTLLKAALKKTKDHAAPLQENLPGGKAASYTNPVAAAMVDLGMGGMLQRIRVFEESSTSSQTDMRLALTVAAMKALARTLAGYPGRKNLIWLSESFPASVFSELVNSDIAQITSSGDRNYNAEIERMANMLSEAQVAVYPVDARTLVNSDPSSQLRKEDSSGQDLGREARRENTHGDLHRGVDVTSDLSAQSTESLSAHTSMNTIADQTGGRAFYNTNNLEGAIRQSVEDGSTYYTLGYYPDNKDWNGKFRRISVKVNRPGIKLHHRLGYFSLEPQSYAKLDPKQQSADFAQALSLDSPVATGLSFRASVDPPSEKSSNKVVINYMIDPHTLSFELKEDGLQYGSVDCAVQVFSAKGEPVVIRGNNTAAKLKAEDFKQIMGRFFPCRQMLDLQPGDYLLRLGVRDGRTGLIGTANALVTVAPPAVATGGVAGEEKKP; this is encoded by the coding sequence ATGCATAAGCGCATCCGTCATCTTACCTTTGCTGTTTTCATTACTCTCTTATCTGTCGGATTGTTCAGCACAATCTGCGCGGCGCAAACGGATCCTCAGCCGCCTTCGCAGTCCGCGACTCTGCCCGCCGCGGCCCAGCAGGACGCCGCCAGCCCGGCCTTCCAATCCTCCACGGTGCTGCGAGTCACTACGCGGCTGGTGGTGGTTGACGTGGTAGCGGCAGACAAGAAAGGCGCGCCCATCACTGACCTCAAGGCTGAAGACTTCACCGTCCAGGAAGATGGCCGCGACCAACACGTCCGGGTGTTCGCCTTTCACCATCCCAACGAAGAACCTGCCGCTCCGGAAACTGCTCAAGCGGCGGCCCCTCTTCCCGCGAACTATGTCACCAATGTTCCCAAGCGCGCCAAAGGCGGCGCGCTCAACATTCTGCTGCTGGACATCCTGAACACCCGGTCCACCAACCAGACCTTGTTGCGGGAGCAAATGCTCAAGTTTCTGGAGAAGATGCCCGCCGGCCAGCCTATCGCGGTCTATGCACTCAGCAGTAAGCTGATTTTGCTGCAGGATTTCACCACCGACCCCACGCTGTTGAAGGCCGCTCTCAAGAAAACCAAGGACCACGCCGCGCCTCTGCAGGAAAACCTGCCGGGAGGAAAAGCGGCCTCCTATACGAATCCAGTTGCTGCGGCTATGGTTGATCTGGGCATGGGTGGCATGCTGCAGCGCATCCGCGTGTTTGAAGAAAGCTCCACGTCCAGCCAAACCGACATGCGCCTGGCCCTGACGGTGGCTGCGATGAAGGCCCTGGCGCGCACGCTGGCCGGCTATCCCGGCCGCAAGAACCTTATCTGGCTGTCAGAGAGTTTTCCCGCCAGCGTTTTTTCCGAACTCGTGAACAGCGACATCGCCCAGATAACCAGCAGCGGGGACCGCAACTACAACGCGGAGATTGAGCGCATGGCCAACATGCTCAGTGAAGCCCAGGTTGCGGTGTATCCGGTGGACGCGCGGACGCTGGTCAACAGCGACCCATCGTCACAGCTTAGAAAAGAAGACAGCAGCGGCCAGGACCTGGGACGCGAGGCGCGGAGAGAAAATACCCATGGCGACCTTCACCGGGGCGTTGACGTGACCAGCGACCTGAGCGCGCAGTCCACAGAATCGCTCAGCGCGCACACCTCCATGAACACCATCGCCGACCAGACCGGCGGGCGCGCGTTTTACAACACCAACAATCTGGAGGGCGCCATCCGCCAGAGCGTGGAAGACGGAAGCACTTATTACACGCTGGGCTACTATCCTGACAACAAAGATTGGAACGGCAAGTTCCGGCGCATCAGCGTGAAGGTAAACCGTCCGGGAATCAAGCTCCACCACCGCCTGGGATATTTTTCGCTGGAACCGCAGTCGTATGCCAAGCTGGACCCCAAACAGCAATCCGCGGATTTTGCGCAGGCCCTGAGCCTGGATTCGCCGGTAGCAACCGGCCTGAGCTTTCGCGCTTCCGTAGACCCGCCGTCGGAGAAGAGCAGCAACAAAGTTGTGATCAACTACATGATTGATCCTCATACATTGAGTTTCGAACTCAAAGAAGACGGCCTGCAATACGGCAGCGTGGATTGCGCCGTGCAGGTGTTCTCCGCGAAAGGCGAGCCGGTAGTAATTCGCGGCAACAACACCGCGGCCAAGCTCAAGGCTGAGGACTTCAAGCAGATTATGGGACGCTTCTTCCCTTGCCGGCAAATGCTGGACCTCCAGCCGGGCGATTACCTGCTACGGCTGGGCGTGCGCGACGGCCGCACCGGCCTCATCGGCACCGCCAACGCGCTGGTCACGGTGGCTCCGCCTGCGGTGGCCACCGGCGGTGTTGCGGGAGAGGAAAAGAAGCCGTAG